A genomic window from Aurantimicrobium photophilum includes:
- a CDS encoding UDP-glucose dehydrogenase family protein, with protein sequence MRVSVIGCGYLGAVHAAAMADLGHEVIAVDVDAEKVAALSTGTPPFFEPGLPEILSSSLASGRLRFTTDIAEVAGCELHFIAVGTPQSDDSGAADIRFVDAAVDALLPNLGPEDVVVGKSTVPVGTAQRLAEKLLSAGSSATLVWNPEFLREGFAVKDTLSPDRLVFGVADGVGQDRALAAVREVYAAAIDAGTPVVETDRATAELVKTAANAFLATKISFINAMSEIAEATGANVTELADAIGYDTRIGRRFLNAGVGFGGGCLPKDIRAFSARAEELGLGSSVAFLGEVDAINLRQRQRVIDRVISDGGGDPVDLKVAVLGLAFKPQSDDVRDSPALDVARGLAEAGALVTAYDPEAMGPAQKRFPELKVASTLQQALLDADIAVLVTEWPEFVQLDPRTAGDLMAHKRIVDARNVLDPAAWRAAGFHFSSLGRP encoded by the coding sequence ATGCGCGTCTCTGTCATTGGCTGCGGCTACCTCGGCGCTGTTCATGCAGCGGCGATGGCCGACCTCGGACATGAGGTTATTGCCGTTGATGTGGATGCCGAGAAGGTAGCCGCGCTCAGCACTGGCACCCCTCCGTTCTTTGAGCCAGGACTGCCGGAGATCCTTTCCTCTTCACTTGCCTCTGGGCGTTTGCGGTTCACTACCGATATTGCTGAGGTGGCAGGGTGTGAGCTGCACTTCATCGCCGTGGGCACGCCCCAAAGCGACGACAGCGGAGCTGCCGACATTCGCTTTGTGGATGCAGCGGTTGATGCGCTGTTGCCCAATTTAGGGCCAGAAGACGTTGTAGTGGGCAAGAGCACCGTTCCAGTTGGAACAGCACAGCGCTTGGCAGAAAAGCTTCTGTCTGCGGGATCCTCAGCAACTCTGGTATGGAACCCTGAGTTCCTCCGTGAAGGCTTTGCCGTCAAGGACACCCTGAGCCCTGACCGTCTTGTTTTCGGTGTTGCTGACGGTGTCGGCCAGGACCGGGCACTGGCAGCTGTGCGCGAGGTCTATGCCGCCGCCATCGATGCCGGCACACCCGTCGTGGAAACAGACCGTGCAACGGCAGAGCTTGTGAAAACGGCTGCGAATGCATTCTTGGCCACCAAGATCAGCTTCATTAACGCGATGAGCGAGATCGCCGAAGCAACCGGTGCGAACGTCACCGAGCTGGCGGATGCCATTGGCTATGACACTCGTATTGGCCGTCGCTTCTTAAATGCTGGTGTGGGTTTCGGCGGGGGATGTTTACCTAAGGACATCCGGGCCTTCTCTGCCCGTGCCGAAGAATTGGGTCTAGGTTCCTCGGTTGCCTTCCTGGGCGAAGTAGATGCCATCAACCTGCGCCAGCGTCAGCGCGTGATTGACCGTGTGATCTCTGACGGCGGCGGTGACCCCGTTGATCTCAAGGTTGCAGTCCTCGGACTCGCATTCAAGCCTCAGTCAGATGATGTGCGGGACTCGCCTGCTTTGGATGTTGCCCGCGGATTAGCCGAAGCAGGTGCACTCGTCACGGCTTATGACCCCGAGGCCATGGGTCCTGCGCAGAAGCGTTTTCCTGAGCTGAAGGTCGCGAGCACCCTTCAGCAGGCACTTCTGGATGCTGACATTGCTGTGTTGGTAACTGAATGGCCAGAGTTTGTCCAGCTTGATCCCCGCACCGCTGGTGATCTCATGGCACACAAGCGCATTGTGGATGCCAGAAACGTTCTCGATCCAGCTGCCTGGCGCGCCGCCGGCTTCCACTTCAGCAGCCTGGGTCGACCCTAA
- a CDS encoding polysaccharide deacetylase family protein, translating to MERRTFLELLAAGVITAATGAAAGIFLPKLIEEKSEFGFGKMGAALPPIAEDVNVYPSAIPIIFEPPRVTQVPVPFGTISSIPHHPGMFALTVDDGISSHVVREYTRFAQETGMRLTFFVTGQYPSWSENIPELRPLVESGQIQMANHTWTHPSLLKVSNGQVSSELGQTHDFLLKNYGVDATPYFRPPFGNHDERIDSVAASLGYTTAVMWHGSLSDAGQITPDQLREFAGKWIGEKRIVIGHANFPAVTECFGYIKDLILERKLQPVTLNDLYLKR from the coding sequence ATGGAACGCCGAACATTCCTTGAGCTGCTGGCAGCAGGTGTCATCACCGCTGCAACAGGAGCGGCAGCGGGAATATTTCTCCCCAAACTGATTGAGGAGAAATCTGAGTTTGGCTTCGGCAAAATGGGGGCAGCCCTTCCCCCCATCGCTGAAGATGTGAACGTCTATCCTTCTGCCATCCCCATCATTTTTGAACCTCCTCGAGTCACGCAGGTTCCTGTTCCCTTTGGCACAATCAGTTCCATTCCTCATCACCCCGGAATGTTTGCCCTGACTGTTGATGATGGAATTTCCTCTCACGTGGTGAGGGAATACACACGCTTTGCCCAGGAAACGGGAATGAGGCTCACCTTCTTCGTCACTGGCCAATACCCCTCGTGGTCGGAGAATATTCCTGAGCTACGACCCTTAGTGGAGAGCGGTCAAATCCAGATGGCCAACCACACCTGGACACACCCCTCCTTACTCAAAGTCAGTAATGGACAGGTATCTTCCGAGCTCGGCCAAACCCATGACTTCCTTCTCAAGAACTATGGCGTCGACGCCACACCATATTTCCGGCCGCCCTTTGGCAACCACGATGAACGAATTGACTCAGTTGCCGCCTCATTGGGTTACACCACTGCCGTGATGTGGCACGGTTCTCTCTCTGATGCTGGGCAGATAACCCCGGATCAATTGCGCGAGTTTGCCGGCAAATGGATTGGTGAAAAACGCATCGTCATTGGCCATGCCAACTTCCCTGCAGTAACCGAATGCTTTGGCTATATCAAAGACCTGATTTTGGAGCGCAAGCTTCAACCGGTCACGCTCAATGACCTCTATCTCAAGAGGTAA
- the murJ gene encoding murein biosynthesis integral membrane protein MurJ, which translates to MASSTIARASTLMAVGTTASRVLGFVKAMVLATAIGVTASVGADSFAVGNMLPNSVYMVLIGGVLSAVLVPQIVQAMAGHDGGSAYVNKLVTIAMVFLLAITALAMALAPFLVRLYAMAWSPEQLALAVGFAYWCLPQIFFYGLFNILGEVLNAKKVFGPSSWAPVLNNIVAISGLAVYIALFGADPDGNRGLDDWSSGQIALLAGSATLGVIAQSIILSLAWRKAGIRYRPDFLWRGVGFGTLGKIAGWSLATVIVMQLGGIVTTNVASTASGKGASVAALQYAWLIFMLPYSILAFSIGTAYFTRLAEHARNNKPEDMRADVSSALRVIGLVMTGSAAIVFVTAPFIALVLMDGAKPADIAALAVVIMMYILSLTPYGMLFVIQRTYFAFNDTRTPFFFTVLQILLFVGGSLLVLAFSPVELVAAMLALSFTFATMIQVAVGMFFLRKKIGGIDGKRVFVSHLKFGIAVIPTVIAGYFMLQFSAAYIDTDNLAVAIIESIIYAAILGSIYFAVLWLMRSEEITELVSQVKGKLTRR; encoded by the coding sequence ATGGCTTCTTCCACTATCGCTCGCGCCAGCACGTTAATGGCCGTGGGAACCACCGCTTCGCGTGTGCTGGGATTCGTTAAGGCCATGGTGTTGGCCACTGCCATTGGTGTGACCGCATCCGTTGGTGCAGACTCCTTTGCCGTGGGAAACATGCTTCCCAACAGCGTCTATATGGTGCTGATTGGTGGCGTGCTCAGTGCTGTGCTGGTGCCCCAGATTGTGCAGGCCATGGCTGGCCACGATGGTGGCAGTGCCTATGTGAACAAGCTGGTCACCATTGCGATGGTGTTCCTTTTGGCCATCACTGCACTGGCAATGGCGTTAGCTCCCTTCCTCGTGCGCTTGTATGCGATGGCGTGGTCGCCTGAACAACTGGCTCTCGCTGTCGGCTTTGCCTACTGGTGCTTGCCGCAGATTTTCTTCTACGGCCTGTTCAACATCTTGGGCGAAGTGCTCAACGCCAAGAAGGTTTTTGGCCCTTCCTCCTGGGCTCCTGTTCTCAACAACATCGTGGCCATCTCTGGCCTTGCCGTCTACATTGCCCTCTTCGGCGCAGACCCCGATGGCAATCGTGGTCTGGACGACTGGAGTTCAGGCCAGATTGCTCTGCTTGCTGGCAGTGCCACACTCGGCGTCATTGCACAGTCGATCATCTTGTCTCTGGCCTGGCGCAAAGCAGGCATCCGCTACCGTCCTGATTTCCTCTGGCGCGGTGTCGGCTTTGGCACCCTGGGCAAGATTGCCGGCTGGTCGTTGGCCACCGTCATCGTGATGCAGCTTGGTGGCATTGTCACCACCAACGTGGCGAGCACCGCCTCAGGTAAGGGTGCATCCGTTGCAGCTCTGCAATACGCCTGGCTGATCTTCATGCTCCCCTACTCGATCCTCGCGTTCTCCATCGGCACCGCCTACTTCACGCGTCTTGCAGAACACGCCCGGAACAACAAGCCCGAAGACATGCGTGCGGATGTGTCCTCTGCGTTGCGCGTCATTGGGCTGGTGATGACGGGATCCGCGGCCATCGTCTTCGTCACGGCACCTTTTATTGCACTGGTGTTGATGGATGGAGCTAAACCAGCAGATATTGCCGCCCTGGCCGTTGTCATCATGATGTATATCTTGAGCTTGACCCCGTATGGCATGCTCTTTGTGATTCAGCGCACCTACTTTGCCTTCAATGACACTCGCACCCCGTTCTTCTTCACGGTGCTGCAGATTCTGTTGTTCGTGGGCGGATCTTTGCTCGTGCTGGCATTCTCGCCGGTGGAACTCGTTGCTGCCATGTTGGCCCTGTCCTTCACATTCGCCACCATGATCCAAGTGGCTGTGGGAATGTTCTTCCTCAGGAAGAAGATTGGTGGCATCGATGGCAAGCGAGTGTTTGTCAGTCACCTCAAGTTTGGAATCGCTGTCATCCCTACCGTGATTGCGGGCTACTTCATGCTGCAGTTCAGTGCTGCCTATATCGATACCGATAACTTGGCTGTGGCCATCATCGAGAGCATCATCTACGCCGCCATTTTGGGCAGCATCTATTTCGCAGTGTTGTGGCTCATGCGCTCAGAAGAAATCACTGAGCTTGTCTCCCAGGTCAAGGGCAAACTCACCCGACGCTGA
- a CDS encoding lipid II:glycine glycyltransferase FemX, translated as MTLPVRFATDAEIANWDNLVIANPDHGSMYQAESFAIAKAIGGWTPRHLIFNEDNTEAAPRVAGLFIERTIPTLGKLWYSPTGPGFGSAEQVAAVIPALKEFAANNGVFLVKLESELIYSEQADQTLRSAGLVKVDNVQPISSTVMIDLTPDIDTILAEMPQKGRYAIRRAARDGVTVAEAPLTEENMRTMYTLLGATGDDAGFMIRTYDYYVSFWNEYANRDQGKMFFAYVDGEVVAGAYTGWMGFKAWYKDGASIRDRKAYGASHALQWHIIEWHKARGQAVSYDMMGCPPADQLKDPSHHLHGIGMFKTSLSPIVIDRVGTYDLVIDAKKTQKWNTFGYRIAGKLNRMFRKEVYF; from the coding sequence ATGACTCTTCCAGTGCGCTTCGCGACCGACGCAGAGATTGCCAATTGGGACAATCTGGTTATTGCTAACCCTGACCACGGGTCGATGTATCAAGCGGAAAGTTTCGCTATTGCGAAGGCAATTGGCGGCTGGACTCCTCGTCACCTCATCTTCAATGAGGACAACACCGAGGCAGCGCCTCGTGTTGCCGGATTGTTCATTGAGCGCACAATTCCCACCCTGGGCAAGCTCTGGTATTCACCCACCGGGCCAGGTTTCGGCTCTGCTGAACAGGTCGCTGCGGTCATTCCTGCCCTGAAAGAATTCGCTGCTAACAATGGTGTTTTTTTGGTCAAGCTCGAATCTGAGCTGATCTATTCCGAGCAAGCAGATCAGACATTGCGCTCCGCAGGTCTGGTCAAGGTGGACAATGTCCAGCCCATCTCCTCGACGGTGATGATTGACCTCACCCCAGATATCGACACCATCTTGGCTGAGATGCCGCAGAAGGGTCGCTACGCCATCCGCCGGGCAGCGCGTGATGGTGTGACCGTGGCAGAAGCGCCGCTGACCGAAGAGAACATGCGCACCATGTACACACTCTTGGGTGCTACCGGTGATGACGCAGGCTTCATGATTCGCACCTACGACTACTACGTCTCCTTCTGGAACGAATACGCCAACCGTGACCAGGGCAAGATGTTCTTTGCCTATGTCGATGGCGAAGTTGTGGCCGGTGCGTATACCGGCTGGATGGGCTTCAAGGCCTGGTACAAAGACGGCGCCTCTATTCGTGATCGCAAGGCCTATGGCGCCAGCCATGCGCTGCAGTGGCACATCATCGAATGGCACAAAGCTCGTGGCCAGGCTGTGAGCTACGACATGATGGGCTGCCCGCCAGCAGATCAGCTCAAAGACCCCTCACACCACCTGCACGGCATTGGCATGTTCAAAACGAGCCTGAGCCCCATTGTCATTGATCGTGTCGGAACCTATGACCTCGTCATTGATGCCAAGAAGACTCAGAAATGGAACACCTTCGGCTATCGCATTGCCGGCAAGCTGAACAGAATGTTCCGCAAAGAGGTGTACTTCTAA
- a CDS encoding metallophosphoesterase → MSSSSAIGRDVLVGIGLVAVGALAWGTLVERNAFTLRNVEAKVLEPGSAPLRILHISDLHLAPWQKGKMEWISSLAELAPDLVVNTGDNLGHEHALPALQETLAAFKGIPGVFVNGSNDYFAPEFKNPFAYFAGPSKATKVAQRLDTASLMEFFTDELGWANLNNSAASLTLGSRRIDFMGVDDPHRSFDSLSRMERALESIQSDDFLDEVTPEITIGVAHAPYQRILNDFVTQGAEMIFAGHTHGGQVCVPGFGALVTNCDIPRDKVKGLSTWTRGSRTAALNVSAGVGTSIFAPVRFACAPEASLVTLSAREG, encoded by the coding sequence ATGAGCTCTTCCTCAGCAATTGGCCGCGATGTCCTGGTGGGCATCGGGCTGGTTGCTGTGGGTGCTCTTGCGTGGGGAACACTCGTCGAACGCAATGCGTTCACCCTGAGAAATGTTGAAGCGAAAGTGTTGGAACCTGGTTCCGCACCTCTTCGAATCCTGCACATCTCTGACCTGCATCTTGCACCCTGGCAAAAGGGAAAGATGGAGTGGATTTCCTCACTTGCTGAGCTAGCACCTGATCTTGTCGTCAACACCGGTGACAACTTGGGCCATGAACATGCCTTGCCTGCTTTGCAAGAAACCCTGGCTGCATTCAAGGGGATTCCAGGGGTTTTCGTCAATGGATCAAACGATTACTTCGCCCCTGAGTTCAAGAACCCCTTTGCTTACTTCGCAGGTCCCTCCAAGGCCACCAAGGTCGCTCAGCGACTCGACACCGCCTCCTTGATGGAATTCTTTACTGACGAACTCGGCTGGGCTAACCTCAACAACTCTGCAGCCTCGTTGACATTGGGTAGTCGCCGCATTGACTTCATGGGAGTGGATGACCCTCACCGCTCTTTTGATTCGCTCTCGCGCATGGAGCGTGCCCTCGAATCTATACAGTCAGATGATTTCCTCGATGAGGTCACGCCCGAGATCACCATTGGTGTTGCCCACGCTCCCTACCAGCGCATCTTGAATGACTTTGTTACTCAAGGGGCTGAGATGATCTTCGCCGGCCACACTCACGGCGGTCAGGTCTGTGTTCCTGGCTTTGGTGCACTCGTCACCAACTGTGACATCCCCCGCGACAAGGTCAAGGGTTTGAGCACGTGGACGCGTGGCAGTCGCACAGCAGCGCTGAATGTCTCAGCAGGTGTTGGCACATCTATCTTTGCTCCGGTGCGCTTTGCGTGTGCCCCAGAGGCGTCTCTGGTCACCCTCAGCGCGCGTGAGGGCTAA
- a CDS encoding transglycosylase domain-containing protein: MFAKKPTRSGIIGGLLAFVGMSAVAAVLIAAAVTPAIAVTGVTTNSALGVFDELPAYLKINDLAEKSSMYAKREDGSEVLLASFYAQNRITVPLEEISPFVVDAAIATEDPRFYEHGGVDLIGTARAIISNATGGDVQGGSSISQQYVKNILVMRAEEIADPEARKAAYYAATQTTIERKLKEMKLAISIESKYTKDEILNGYLNIASFGGRVYGIESASEYYFGVKAKDLTLAQAASLIATVNNPNNLRIDIPENVEYNEQRRNYVLGRMLAEGKITNKEYKAAVAEPVTPVITPSSTGCQTAGGAAFFCDYVTWIIKNDPAFGATEDERWAAFQRGGWKIMTTLDVELQAASETAIYERVPKIVPEGDIAGASVSVQVGTGRVLAMAQSKDYSADPEVVASGANYTSVNYNTDSKYGSSTGFPVGSTYKIFTLIEWLKQGHGLNEVVSGKVKDWKMSEFKNSCEPTGGPNWKPVNYAGAFDSTTTVMNALKNSYNLNFITMASKMDLCNIRKVAESFGVHRADQKTLKSNPSTIIGTEEIAPLAMAVATAGIANDGKTCTAIAIDEIIDYKGKKITPPKSKCTQSVTPAVARTTAYAMENVHSAGGTAARADVGDGIPWIAKTGTSDNAEQNWIMGSTSKVATVVWLGNVSGHVALSNVDFTNGRQYNTKQDIYRDIMTVANRQFGGDPFGAPDPNLVKGKSVSVPAIQGLTKEQAQALIESVGLTFTDGGEMDSELPLNTVAKSEPASGEPTAVGGEVKVYFSNQTLVAGPPSTVGMTETLARSTLVAAGWTVGATIELPIPDAQCPVPTPTPMPTPAPSPSTTACPGTANPLPVGQRLVTVQSPVGGFIKPTTPILITVQK; encoded by the coding sequence ATGTTTGCCAAGAAGCCTACGCGTTCAGGAATCATTGGGGGATTGCTCGCTTTTGTCGGCATGAGTGCCGTTGCAGCAGTCTTGATTGCCGCCGCAGTGACCCCCGCTATTGCCGTTACGGGAGTAACCACGAACAGCGCCCTAGGTGTTTTTGACGAACTCCCCGCCTACCTCAAGATCAACGACTTGGCTGAAAAGTCGAGCATGTATGCCAAGCGTGAAGACGGCTCAGAAGTTCTCCTCGCCTCGTTCTATGCACAGAACCGTATTACGGTTCCTCTCGAAGAAATTTCTCCCTTCGTTGTTGACGCAGCTATCGCAACAGAAGACCCTCGTTTTTATGAGCACGGTGGTGTGGACCTCATCGGTACTGCACGCGCCATCATTTCCAACGCCACCGGTGGTGACGTTCAGGGTGGTTCGTCGATCAGCCAGCAGTATGTGAAAAACATCCTGGTGATGCGTGCGGAAGAGATTGCAGATCCTGAAGCACGTAAGGCTGCCTACTACGCAGCCACCCAGACCACCATTGAGCGCAAGCTCAAGGAAATGAAGCTGGCGATCAGCATCGAGTCCAAGTACACCAAGGACGAGATCCTCAACGGTTACCTCAACATCGCTTCCTTCGGTGGTCGCGTCTACGGCATCGAATCTGCCTCTGAGTATTACTTTGGCGTCAAGGCCAAGGACCTCACCCTTGCTCAGGCAGCAAGCCTGATCGCCACCGTGAACAACCCCAACAACTTGCGTATCGATATTCCTGAGAACGTGGAATACAACGAACAGCGTCGTAACTACGTACTGGGCCGCATGCTTGCTGAAGGCAAGATCACCAACAAGGAATACAAGGCCGCTGTAGCCGAGCCTGTCACTCCGGTGATCACTCCGTCCAGCACTGGTTGCCAAACAGCTGGTGGTGCTGCCTTCTTCTGTGACTACGTCACCTGGATCATCAAGAACGACCCCGCCTTCGGTGCAACCGAGGACGAGCGCTGGGCAGCCTTCCAGCGCGGTGGGTGGAAGATCATGACCACACTTGATGTGGAACTGCAGGCAGCTTCTGAAACAGCAATCTACGAGCGTGTTCCCAAGATCGTTCCCGAAGGTGACATCGCAGGTGCGTCCGTTTCGGTTCAAGTCGGTACTGGTCGAGTTCTCGCAATGGCTCAGAGCAAGGATTACTCTGCTGATCCTGAGGTTGTGGCATCAGGCGCCAACTACACCTCGGTGAATTACAACACCGACAGCAAGTACGGAAGCTCCACCGGTTTCCCCGTGGGTTCGACCTACAAGATCTTCACCCTGATCGAGTGGCTCAAGCAGGGCCACGGTCTCAACGAAGTTGTCTCCGGCAAGGTCAAGGACTGGAAGATGTCCGAGTTCAAGAACAGCTGTGAGCCAACAGGTGGCCCTAACTGGAAGCCCGTCAACTACGCGGGTGCATTCGACTCCACCACAACCGTGATGAACGCGTTGAAGAACTCCTACAACCTCAACTTCATCACCATGGCTTCCAAGATGGACCTCTGCAACATCCGTAAGGTTGCTGAATCATTTGGCGTTCACCGTGCTGACCAAAAGACGTTGAAGTCAAACCCTTCAACCATCATCGGTACCGAGGAAATTGCACCGCTTGCAATGGCCGTTGCCACAGCAGGTATTGCCAATGATGGAAAGACCTGTACTGCAATCGCGATCGATGAAATCATCGACTACAAGGGCAAGAAAATCACTCCGCCCAAGTCCAAGTGCACCCAGTCGGTAACCCCAGCAGTGGCTCGCACCACCGCCTATGCCATGGAAAACGTCCACTCTGCTGGTGGTACGGCAGCTCGTGCTGATGTCGGTGACGGTATCCCCTGGATTGCCAAGACCGGAACCTCAGATAACGCTGAGCAGAACTGGATCATGGGCTCCACCTCCAAGGTGGCCACCGTTGTGTGGCTCGGTAACGTCTCTGGTCACGTCGCGCTTTCCAATGTGGACTTCACGAATGGTCGTCAATACAACACCAAGCAAGACATCTACCGAGACATCATGACGGTTGCGAACCGTCAATTTGGTGGCGATCCCTTCGGTGCCCCTGACCCCAACCTGGTCAAGGGTAAGTCCGTTAGTGTTCCCGCTATCCAAGGCCTCACCAAGGAACAGGCACAAGCCCTCATCGAAAGCGTGGGCTTGACCTTCACCGATGGTGGCGAGATGGACTCTGAACTCCCCCTCAACACGGTGGCCAAGTCTGAGCCCGCCTCAGGTGAGCCCACGGCAGTCGGTGGCGAAGTCAAGGTCTACTTCTCAAACCAGACCCTCGTTGCAGGTCCTCCCAGCACCGTGGGCATGACCGAAACTCTCGCTCGCAGCACGCTTGTGGCTGCTGGTTGGACTGTTGGCGCAACCATTGAGCTGCCTATCCCTGATGCGCAGTGCCCGGTTCCCACACCAACCCCCATGCCAACCCCTGCACCATCACCGTCCACCACGGCTTGTCCTGGAACAGCTAACCCACTTCCTGTGGGCCAGCGCCTCGTGACGGTGCAGTCGCCTGTGGGTGGATTCATCAAGCCCACAACCCCGATTCTGATCACCGTTCAGAAGTAA
- a CDS encoding RidA family protein, translating to MSNIEARLAELGIDIPDLVPPVAAYTPAVIHGDLVFTSGQLPMVSGALPATGKVGEGHGLIPASDAKEYARICALNALAAVKSVLGDLNRVTRVVKVVGFVSSDPAFTGQPGVINGASEVLGEIFGDAGIHSRSAVGVAVLPLDAPVEVEIIVSFK from the coding sequence ATGTCAAACATCGAAGCTCGTCTTGCCGAACTCGGCATCGATATCCCTGATCTCGTTCCTCCCGTAGCCGCCTACACCCCTGCGGTGATCCATGGAGATCTCGTCTTCACCTCTGGTCAGCTCCCCATGGTTTCCGGTGCACTTCCTGCCACCGGCAAGGTCGGAGAAGGCCACGGCCTGATCCCTGCCTCGGATGCCAAGGAGTATGCACGCATCTGTGCACTCAACGCGCTCGCAGCGGTGAAGTCGGTGCTGGGTGACCTCAACCGTGTCACCCGCGTGGTTAAGGTTGTGGGTTTCGTTTCCAGTGACCCTGCCTTCACCGGCCAGCCTGGCGTGATCAACGGCGCATCTGAAGTTCTCGGTGAGATCTTCGGTGACGCAGGAATTCACTCGCGCTCTGCCGTGGGTGTTGCGGTTCTTCCCTTAGATGCCCCGGTTGAGGTAGAGATCATCGTCTCCTTCAAGTAA
- the acs gene encoding acetate--CoA ligase: MSNNIDNLLHEERRFPPSAEFTAQAVGQASLYADSKKDRLGFWDKQAKELLHWHKPFTRVLDWSDAPVAKWFDDGELNVAYNCLDRHVLEGRGDRVAIYGEGEPGDQRVYTYSELTAEVKRVANVFLSLGVNAGDRIAIYMPMIPEAVITMLASARIGAVHTVVFGGFSADSLRSRIDDAEAKLVVTADGGWRKGKVFPLKPTVDAALEANGGGSSVTNVLVVKRGENEVAWTEGRDLWWDDAKAGVDAEHVAQGFPAEHPLFILYTSGTTGKPKGILHTTGGYLTQAAFTHKNIFDLHADSDVYWCTADVGWITGHSYVVYGPLANGATQVVYEGTPDAPHPGRWWEIIEKYKVSILYTAPTAIRSFMKLGREIPGKFDLSSIRVLGSVGEPINPEAWIWYHDIIGGGKAPIVDTWWQTETGGIMIAALPGVTTLKPGSAQVPIPGVVIDIVDEQGVPQDKNSGGLLVISEPWPAMLRGIWGDPVRFQETYWDKFGDKYFAGDGARYDRDGDIWLLGRVDDVMNVSGHRLSTAEIESALVGNNIVAEAAVVGAADETTGQAVVAFVILKKSHVDDQTPEEASALLRKHVSDQIGAIARPSKVYIVEELPKTRSGKIMRRLLQDVAEGREIGDTTTLTDTGVLSIISAQVH, from the coding sequence ATGAGCAACAATATTGACAACCTTCTGCACGAAGAACGTCGCTTTCCGCCCAGCGCCGAATTCACTGCCCAAGCAGTCGGACAGGCCAGCCTGTATGCAGATTCCAAGAAAGACCGCCTCGGCTTCTGGGATAAGCAGGCAAAGGAACTCCTTCACTGGCACAAGCCCTTCACACGTGTGCTCGACTGGAGCGATGCTCCCGTAGCCAAGTGGTTCGATGACGGCGAGCTCAACGTGGCATACAACTGCCTCGATCGCCACGTACTCGAAGGCCGTGGAGACCGTGTCGCCATTTATGGCGAAGGCGAGCCCGGAGACCAGCGTGTATACACATACAGCGAATTGACAGCTGAAGTTAAGCGCGTCGCAAACGTATTTCTTTCACTAGGCGTAAATGCGGGCGACCGTATTGCGATCTACATGCCCATGATTCCCGAGGCAGTCATCACCATGTTGGCCTCAGCACGTATTGGCGCAGTCCACACCGTGGTCTTCGGTGGATTTAGTGCAGACAGCCTGCGCAGCCGCATTGACGACGCTGAAGCAAAGCTCGTCGTCACCGCTGATGGTGGATGGCGTAAGGGCAAGGTCTTCCCACTCAAGCCAACCGTGGATGCTGCTCTCGAGGCGAACGGTGGCGGAAGCTCCGTGACCAACGTTCTCGTGGTCAAGCGCGGCGAGAACGAGGTTGCCTGGACCGAAGGTCGCGACCTCTGGTGGGATGACGCCAAGGCTGGTGTGGACGCAGAGCACGTGGCTCAGGGCTTCCCTGCAGAGCACCCACTCTTCATTCTCTACACCTCGGGCACCACTGGTAAGCCCAAGGGTATTTTGCACACCACCGGTGGCTACCTCACCCAGGCTGCCTTCACCCACAAGAACATCTTCGACCTGCACGCAGACTCGGATGTCTACTGGTGCACCGCAGACGTGGGCTGGATCACCGGTCACTCCTACGTGGTTTATGGACCACTCGCGAACGGTGCAACCCAGGTTGTCTACGAAGGCACCCCTGACGCACCTCACCCCGGTCGCTGGTGGGAAATCATCGAGAAGTACAAGGTCTCGATTCTCTACACCGCACCTACTGCTATTCGCTCTTTCATGAAGCTGGGCCGCGAGATCCCTGGAAAGTTTGACCTCTCCAGCATCCGTGTTCTCGGTTCCGTGGGTGAGCCCATCAACCCTGAAGCGTGGATTTGGTACCACGACATCATCGGTGGCGGCAAGGCACCGATTGTGGACACCTGGTGGCAGACCGAGACCGGCGGCATCATGATTGCTGCTCTTCCTGGTGTGACCACCTTGAAGCCCGGTTCAGCACAGGTACCCATCCCCGGTGTCGTCATCGACATCGTGGACGAGCAGGGTGTTCCTCAGGACAAGAACTCCGGCGGCCTCCTGGTCATCTCTGAGCCATGGCCTGCCATGCTCCGCGGTATCTGGGGAGACCCCGTCCGCTTCCAGGAAACCTACTGGGACAAGTTCGGTGACAAGTACTTCGCCGGCGACGGCGCTCGTTACGACCGCGACGGCGACATCTGGCTCCTGGGCCGTGTGGACGACGTCATGAACGTCTCTGGTCACCGTCTCTCCACTGCAGAAATCGAATCCGCACTGGTCGGCAACAACATCGTTGCTGAAGCAGCTGTGGTGGGCGCAGCCGATGAGACCACCGGTCAGGCCGTTGTTGCCTTCGTGATCTTGAAGAAGAGCCACGTGGATGACCAGACCCCCGAGGAAGCGAGCGCCTTGCTGCGCAAGCACGTCTCCGACCAGATTGGTGCGATTGCTCGCCCCTCGAAGGTCTACATCGTGGAAGAACTTCCCAAGACTCGCTCTGGCAAGATCATGCGTCGTCTCCTTCAGGATGTCGCAGAAGGCCGCGAGATTGGGGACACCACCACCCTGACCGACACTGGTGTGCTCAGCATCATCAGCGCTCAGGTTCACTAA